A window of the Acidovorax sp. YS12 genome harbors these coding sequences:
- a CDS encoding VirB3 family type IV secretion system protein yields the protein MSAPDTFAAGFEVPLHRSLTEPILLGGAPRTVAIANGTLAAAVGLGLQLWIPGVVLWIVGHSLAMWGARVDPQFMAVFARHIKHRPLLDV from the coding sequence ATGAGTGCCCCGGACACCTTCGCGGCCGGGTTCGAGGTGCCGCTGCATCGCTCGCTGACCGAGCCGATTCTGCTGGGCGGCGCGCCGCGCACCGTGGCGATTGCCAACGGCACGTTGGCCGCCGCTGTCGGGCTGGGCCTGCAACTGTGGATTCCCGGTGTCGTGCTCTGGATCGTCGGCCATTCGCTGGCGATGTGGGGCGCGCGCGTCGATCCGCAGTTCATGGCCGTGTTCGCCCGGCACATCAAGCACCGCCCGCTGTTGGACGTGTAG
- a CDS encoding LysR family transcriptional regulator yields the protein MELRHLRCFLAVAEELHFARAAERLHIDQSPLSRTIKELEEDLGARLFVRTTRSTQLTRAGRLFLEHVRRVFLVLSQARDSVKSVANGFHGQLRIALSDGITPSRLPTLLAQYREEDPEIEIRLFEVPLAQQIKGLHDDLYDAGFSMAEDAGDGIAATPAWEDELMLAVPARHPLLAFKKVPLEEVLRYPLALGDPAICEGHARQVDRFLRKLVQEPLIAQRVATFDVMMTLVSAGLALGLAGEAHIAASREPGVVARRLAGKPPMLTTYLLRRDAEPSEMLARFIERVAFIDSADDLDDAEESRHIR from the coding sequence ATGGAATTACGCCATCTCCGTTGCTTTCTGGCCGTGGCTGAGGAGCTTCATTTCGCCAGAGCTGCCGAGCGACTTCACATTGACCAATCTCCGCTGTCGCGCACCATCAAGGAGCTGGAGGAGGACCTTGGCGCACGCTTGTTCGTTCGCACGACCCGTAGCACTCAGCTCACGCGAGCGGGGCGGTTGTTCCTAGAGCATGTCCGACGTGTTTTCCTGGTTCTTAGCCAGGCACGTGATAGTGTGAAGTCCGTTGCCAACGGGTTTCACGGCCAGTTGCGCATTGCGTTGTCCGACGGGATCACGCCATCGCGTCTTCCAACGCTCTTGGCGCAATACCGCGAAGAGGATCCCGAAATCGAAATCAGGCTGTTCGAGGTTCCGCTGGCCCAACAGATCAAGGGGCTGCATGACGACCTGTACGACGCCGGGTTTTCGATGGCCGAAGATGCGGGCGATGGTATTGCGGCGACCCCTGCGTGGGAGGACGAATTGATGCTGGCGGTGCCAGCTCGTCATCCGTTGCTCGCGTTTAAGAAGGTGCCGCTGGAGGAAGTGCTGCGCTATCCGCTGGCACTTGGCGACCCGGCCATCTGCGAAGGTCACGCTCGCCAGGTCGATCGCTTTCTACGCAAGTTAGTGCAGGAACCGCTGATCGCGCAGCGCGTGGCAACCTTCGACGTGATGATGACCTTGGTTTCCGCCGGCCTGGCCTTGGGCCTGGCAGGCGAGGCGCACATCGCCGCTAGCCGCGAGCCGGGTGTCGTGGCTCGCCGCTTGGCAGGCAAACCGCCCATGCTTACGACGTATCTGCTGCGCCGCGATGCGGAGCCTTCCGAAATGCTGGCCCGGTTCATCGAACGAGTGGCCTTCATCGATTCAGCGGATGACCTCGACGATGCCGAAGAATCCCGCCACATCCGATGA
- a CDS encoding RimK family protein, with the protein MNSDHLIIVEKASDFRWSNPEIEIVTAEQYLADGPRIRSRPRKVINLCRSYSYLSVGYYCSLLAEARGDRVTPSVETILEVARRKPQGTMLPILSSLVGPLKDVPRSVRSLTLHVFFGEIEDPQLATLARKSFELFHCPLLEIEIERAGKSHIWEVSAVHPLKPSDVSPEQDDILVRGLARFTRRAWNPPPRPRTYRMALAILHDPKDPLPPSNLKTLARIAEIGESMDISVELIEKKDLSRLTQFDALFIRETTAVSHHTYEFARKAELAGMPVIDDPASILRCANKAYLAEILKGNDIPTPKTFLISKQSLNSMAMLLPYPVVLKVPDGAFSKSVKKANDATQLHDISREMLKESDVILAQEFMYTAFDWRIGVLDGKPLFAARYHMCKDHWQIIKHAGDGKFQEGRVESVQLTDVPGSILALACTSAKLIGDGLYGIDIKSNDQKSFVIEINDNPNIDVDMEDYHEGVDIYRKILAHILERFEKRHKISKEYENISIESTNRKFNKNTNHINSNEGKVANKQSSQGPNPKIRNRDNLVEAGIVNIN; encoded by the coding sequence ATGAACTCGGATCATCTTATCATCGTTGAGAAGGCTTCGGATTTCCGCTGGAGTAATCCGGAAATTGAGATTGTGACTGCGGAGCAATATCTTGCCGATGGGCCTCGAATACGAAGTCGTCCGCGAAAAGTTATCAATCTGTGCCGCAGCTACAGCTATTTGAGTGTGGGCTACTATTGCTCACTTCTCGCGGAGGCTCGTGGAGACAGGGTAACGCCAAGTGTTGAGACCATCCTGGAAGTGGCTCGGCGCAAACCCCAAGGCACCATGTTGCCGATACTCAGTTCTCTGGTCGGCCCTCTCAAGGATGTGCCACGCTCCGTGCGAAGTCTTACGTTGCACGTGTTCTTTGGAGAAATTGAAGATCCTCAGTTGGCCACGCTTGCCCGCAAGAGTTTCGAGTTATTCCATTGCCCTTTGCTGGAAATTGAAATTGAACGGGCTGGAAAATCCCATATTTGGGAAGTGTCCGCAGTCCACCCGCTCAAGCCATCGGACGTGAGTCCCGAGCAAGACGATATCCTGGTCCGCGGCTTGGCCAGGTTTACCCGACGCGCTTGGAATCCCCCGCCACGCCCGCGGACTTATCGCATGGCACTCGCGATACTGCATGATCCCAAAGATCCTCTTCCCCCATCCAACTTGAAGACCTTGGCGAGAATTGCCGAAATAGGAGAGAGCATGGATATTTCGGTTGAATTGATCGAAAAAAAAGATCTCTCCAGATTAACCCAGTTTGATGCACTTTTCATTCGCGAAACGACGGCAGTATCACATCATACTTATGAATTTGCGCGTAAGGCAGAATTGGCGGGAATGCCAGTTATTGATGATCCAGCATCTATTCTTCGGTGCGCCAACAAGGCATATCTTGCTGAAATCCTCAAGGGAAACGACATCCCCACTCCAAAGACTTTTCTAATAAGCAAGCAGAGTCTGAATAGTATGGCGATGCTCCTTCCTTATCCGGTAGTGCTGAAGGTCCCTGATGGGGCCTTCAGCAAAAGTGTAAAGAAGGCAAATGATGCAACTCAGCTTCATGATATCTCCCGCGAAATGCTGAAAGAATCGGATGTTATCCTTGCGCAGGAGTTCATGTACACCGCCTTCGATTGGCGTATTGGTGTTTTGGATGGAAAGCCATTGTTTGCCGCCCGTTATCACATGTGCAAAGACCATTGGCAGATCATCAAACATGCTGGGGACGGGAAGTTCCAGGAAGGCCGCGTGGAATCTGTCCAACTGACCGACGTTCCAGGTTCAATTCTGGCGCTGGCATGCACGTCAGCAAAACTGATTGGAGATGGGCTTTACGGCATTGACATCAAATCCAACGATCAGAAGTCTTTCGTTATCGAAATCAATGATAATCCAAATATTGATGTTGACATGGAGGATTATCATGAGGGCGTCGATATTTACAGAAAAATACTAGCCCATATACTGGAACGCTTTGAGAAGCGTCACAAAATATCAAAGGAATATGAAAATATTTCTATTGAATCCACAAATAGAAAATTCAACAAAAATACAAATCATATTAATTCAAATGAAGGAAAGGTGGCCAACAAACAGAGTTCTCAAGGTCCAAACCCAAAAATTCGGAATCGAGATAATTTGGTTGAAGCTGGTATTGTCAATATTAATTAA
- a CDS encoding GNAT family N-acetyltransferase, producing the protein MKDFDIRLAINTDLQALYELEKRAFFTDRISLRSWRRMLISPSATVIVATSENIIVGSAVVLFRNSTSVSRIYSVAVSEDFQHCGIGRALITYACLIANKKNHREVRLESRIDNASAHRLFRSLGFSPWGKPVDGYYADGTAACRFRFRLPVSQPVLNEKPMAIHHLPHRSEESDPGAASFSRAHH; encoded by the coding sequence ATGAAAGACTTTGATATCCGATTGGCTATAAATACTGATCTTCAAGCCCTTTACGAATTGGAAAAAAGGGCATTTTTCACTGATCGGATCAGCTTACGTAGTTGGCGCAGAATGCTCATTAGTCCGTCTGCGACGGTGATCGTCGCCACATCAGAAAACATCATCGTTGGATCAGCAGTTGTTCTTTTCAGAAATAGTACTTCTGTTTCGCGCATTTACTCGGTAGCTGTCAGCGAAGATTTTCAACATTGTGGCATCGGGCGGGCATTGATAACTTATGCATGCCTGATCGCAAATAAGAAAAATCATCGCGAAGTTCGACTTGAGAGTCGAATCGATAACGCAAGCGCTCATAGGCTTTTCCGCTCTCTCGGTTTCTCCCCTTGGGGGAAGCCGGTGGACGGATACTATGCAGATGGAACAGCAGCATGCCGGTTTCGCTTCAGGCTACCGGTTTCACAGCCCGTTTTGAATGAAAAACCCATGGCGATTCATCACTTACCACACAGGTCAGAAGAATCTGATCCCGGGGCAGCCTCATTCAGTCGCGCGCACCATTGA
- a CDS encoding TrbC/VirB2 family protein, with protein sequence MTTHAHAFRVSVNPLPRRSSPARLDGLARPAMQGLMLAAFMLLLAGTAQAAGSSMPWEGPLQSILESIQGPVARIVAVIIIIATGLALAFGDTSGGFRKLIQIVFGLSIAFAASSFFLSFFSFSGGAVV encoded by the coding sequence ATGACAACGCACGCCCATGCTTTCCGTGTTTCCGTAAATCCGCTTCCACGCCGCTCCAGTCCCGCGCGGCTGGATGGCTTGGCTCGCCCGGCCATGCAAGGCTTGATGCTCGCTGCCTTCATGCTGCTGCTTGCGGGCACTGCGCAGGCCGCCGGCTCCTCGATGCCCTGGGAAGGCCCGCTGCAATCCATCCTCGAATCCATCCAGGGGCCGGTGGCGCGCATCGTCGCGGTCATCATCATCATCGCCACGGGCCTCGCGCTCGCGTTCGGTGACACGTCGGGCGGCTTTCGCAAGCTGATCCAGATCGTGTTTGGCCTGTCCATCGCGTTTGCGGCTTCGAGCTTCTTCCTGTCGTTCTTCAGCTTCTCGGGCGGGGCCGTCGTATGA
- the kdpF gene encoding K(+)-transporting ATPase subunit F, with the protein MNFIVGLISFGLFAYLLYALVKPEKF; encoded by the coding sequence ATGAATTTTATTGTCGGATTGATATCGTTTGGATTGTTTGCATATTTGCTTTATGCACTGGTAAAACCTGAGAAATTCTGA
- the kdpA gene encoding potassium-transporting ATPase subunit KdpA: MTVDTVQFAIILVIMTGLVVVLGKWMARLFTNPAHSFLERGTYRVLGVDPSEKMSWKRYGMVLVLSNAAMMILGYVLLRAQQYLPGDALARASQSPDLAFNTAASFITNTNWQAYSGESSLSNFSQMAVITFLMSVSAATGVAAAGGFIRGLSRRSTGDIGNYWVDFTRVLYRLLLPLCFVMALIYVWQGMPQTLSADAVVATLEGAKQQIIMGPVASLETIKHIGTNGGGFFGMNAAHPFENPTPLTNTLHMLSMLLIPSALTYTLGSMIMRRSQGWAFFGAFVVMFVGFLALIYNAEYAGNPMLTPLGVDQTQTALQGGGNMEGKELRFGVAQSSMFAAVTTAATTGSVDSMHASYTPMGGFVPLAQMMLNNVFGGDGVGLINLVTYAILTVFLVGMMIGRTPEFLGKKVEAREMKYVMIAVLAHPLSILGFTAIACLVPATMESLANLGPHGFSEVLYAYTSGTANNGSAFAGLNANTPFFNTTIGLAMLVGRYFTLLPMLAVAGVMAAKNSIPASAGTLSTATPLFTGLLVFIVLIVGGLTFLPALALGPIVEHLLMLTGQTF; this comes from the coding sequence ATGACTGTCGACACTGTTCAATTCGCCATCATCCTAGTGATCATGACCGGCCTGGTTGTGGTGCTCGGGAAATGGATGGCACGTCTTTTCACAAATCCTGCGCACAGTTTTCTGGAGCGCGGCACCTATCGAGTTCTTGGCGTTGACCCGTCGGAGAAAATGTCATGGAAGCGCTACGGGATGGTCCTCGTCCTGAGCAACGCCGCCATGATGATCCTTGGCTACGTTCTGCTGCGCGCGCAGCAGTATTTGCCTGGCGATGCGCTGGCGAGGGCGTCTCAATCGCCTGATCTGGCATTCAATACTGCGGCTTCGTTCATCACCAACACCAACTGGCAAGCCTATTCAGGCGAAAGCAGCCTGTCCAACTTCTCCCAAATGGCGGTCATCACCTTCTTGATGTCCGTCAGCGCAGCGACAGGCGTGGCTGCCGCGGGGGGATTTATCCGGGGCCTGAGCCGCAGGTCCACGGGCGACATCGGTAACTACTGGGTGGATTTCACCCGTGTGCTCTATCGGCTCTTGCTGCCGCTGTGCTTCGTGATGGCACTCATCTATGTCTGGCAAGGTATGCCGCAAACGCTGAGTGCCGACGCGGTTGTTGCCACGCTCGAAGGAGCCAAGCAACAGATCATCATGGGGCCGGTCGCAAGCTTGGAGACGATCAAGCACATCGGCACCAACGGCGGGGGCTTTTTCGGCATGAATGCCGCACATCCGTTCGAGAATCCGACGCCGCTGACCAACACGCTGCACATGCTCAGCATGCTGTTGATCCCCTCGGCGCTGACTTACACGCTCGGCTCGATGATCATGCGCCGCAGCCAGGGCTGGGCCTTCTTTGGCGCCTTCGTTGTGATGTTCGTAGGCTTCTTGGCGTTGATCTACAACGCTGAGTACGCCGGCAACCCGATGTTGACGCCCCTGGGCGTGGACCAGACGCAAACCGCTCTGCAGGGTGGCGGCAACATGGAGGGCAAGGAACTGCGCTTTGGCGTGGCTCAAAGCAGCATGTTTGCAGCAGTGACCACCGCCGCGACCACCGGCTCGGTGGACTCGATGCACGCTTCCTACACCCCGATGGGCGGTTTCGTTCCGTTGGCGCAGATGATGCTCAACAACGTATTCGGTGGTGATGGCGTGGGCCTGATCAACCTGGTCACCTACGCCATCCTCACGGTGTTCCTTGTGGGCATGATGATCGGCCGTACTCCGGAGTTCCTGGGCAAGAAAGTCGAGGCACGCGAGATGAAATACGTGATGATCGCCGTACTCGCCCATCCGTTGAGCATTCTCGGATTCACGGCCATCGCATGCCTGGTTCCGGCCACCATGGAAAGCCTGGCCAATCTCGGGCCACACGGCTTCAGTGAAGTCCTGTATGCGTATACGTCAGGTACAGCGAACAACGGCTCTGCATTTGCAGGCCTGAATGCCAATACACCGTTCTTCAATACGACCATCGGCCTGGCCATGCTCGTGGGCCGCTACTTCACGCTGCTGCCCATGCTTGCGGTCGCTGGAGTGATGGCAGCCAAGAACAGCATTCCGGCCAGCGCAGGAACGCTCTCGACAGCCACGCCCCTGTTCACAGGACTGCTGGTGTTCATCGTCCTCATCGTCGGCGGCTTGACTTTCTTGCCCGCTCTCGCTCTGGGCCCCATCGTGGAGCACTTGCTGATGCTCACGGGCCAGACCTTCTAA
- the kdpC gene encoding potassium-transporting ATPase subunit KdpC, whose protein sequence is MTEIQTQVSPAVTSAFSGVVRPVLVSAVFFMVVTGLMYPLATTGAAQLLFRDQAQGSLVARNGQAVGSRVIGQLFTQPQYFHGRPSATSGTDPNDPANSIDQPYNAANSGASNQGALSKKLLDAVAERTKAYREENGLAADAKVPVDAVTASASGLDPHISLANARLQVSRVAKARNVPEQDVLSVLEQNTAQRQLGVLGEPRVNVLELNLALDEAFKARPVTQ, encoded by the coding sequence ATGACTGAAATTCAAACACAGGTCAGCCCGGCCGTGACATCGGCATTCAGCGGTGTCGTCCGCCCGGTGCTTGTTTCTGCAGTGTTCTTCATGGTCGTGACCGGGCTGATGTATCCACTGGCAACCACCGGTGCGGCCCAACTGCTGTTTCGCGATCAGGCGCAGGGCAGCTTGGTTGCTCGCAATGGGCAGGCCGTAGGCTCGCGTGTCATTGGTCAGCTTTTCACGCAGCCTCAGTATTTCCATGGCCGCCCCAGTGCCACCTCCGGCACAGACCCGAACGATCCAGCCAATTCGATCGACCAGCCGTACAACGCTGCCAACAGCGGTGCGAGCAACCAAGGTGCGTTGAGCAAGAAACTGCTCGACGCCGTGGCAGAGCGCACCAAAGCCTATCGCGAGGAAAACGGTCTGGCCGCCGATGCGAAGGTACCGGTCGATGCGGTGACCGCATCTGCCTCCGGTCTTGATCCGCACATCTCGTTAGCGAACGCCCGGCTGCAAGTGTCCCGGGTGGCAAAGGCGCGCAATGTGCCTGAGCAGGATGTGCTGTCGGTGCTGGAACAGAACACAGCGCAACGTCAGCTCGGCGTTCTTGGCGAACCCCGCGTCAACGTGCTGGAACTCAACCTCGCACTGGACGAGGCCTTCAAGGCCCGGCCAGTCACTCAATAA
- a CDS encoding conjugal transfer protein TraG, whose product MQGTNVLFGQIAVVFGIVIAGVWSATQWTAAALGYQLRLGSPWFDFLSTPIYHPWKLFEWWFFFDAYAPRVFDTGGAIAGGSGLLAMVAAIGMSIWRSRQSRLVTTYGSARWANVDDIRKAGLTRPAGVFLGQQDRQYLRHEGPEHVLTFAPTRSGKGVGLVVPTLLSWPASAVIHDIKGENWQITAGWRSRFSHCLLFNPTDPKSAAYNPLLEVRRGAHEVRDVQNIADILVDPEGALEKRNHWEKTSHALLVGAILHMLYAGDDKTLRGVANFLSDPASPFELTLHRMMTTPHLGDGPHPVVASAAREVLNKSDNERSGVLSTAMSFLGLYRDPTVAEVTSRCDWRIADLISAEHPVSLYLVVPPSDISRTKPLIRLILNQIGRRLTESLDGSDGIERRHKLLLMLDEFPALGRLDFFETALAFMAGYGIRSFLIAQSLNQIDKAYGQNHSILDNCHVRVTFATNDERTAKRISETLGTATELRAQRNYAGHRLAPWLGHLMVSRQETARPLLTPGEVMQLPPDEAVVMVSSVAPIKAKKLRYYADSNFRRRVQPPPVLAVGRYADVPPSRADDWSELAIPSMPATPATAPADGLGSADDGGGPRRQPELSETVAYDPELAAAAADLALLDDDDDLPLPLPRQLDPAMQRTARLASLDPNDGIEL is encoded by the coding sequence ATGCAAGGGACGAACGTGCTGTTCGGTCAGATCGCCGTGGTATTCGGCATCGTGATTGCTGGCGTATGGAGCGCCACGCAATGGACAGCAGCGGCCTTGGGCTATCAACTACGCCTTGGCTCGCCTTGGTTCGATTTTCTTAGCACGCCGATCTACCACCCGTGGAAGCTGTTCGAGTGGTGGTTCTTCTTCGACGCCTACGCGCCGCGCGTGTTCGATACCGGCGGCGCCATCGCGGGCGGCAGCGGCCTGCTGGCGATGGTGGCCGCCATCGGCATGTCGATCTGGCGTTCGCGGCAGTCGCGCCTGGTCACGACCTACGGCTCGGCGCGCTGGGCGAACGTAGATGACATTCGCAAGGCGGGTCTTACGCGGCCTGCCGGAGTGTTCCTGGGCCAGCAGGACCGCCAGTACCTGCGCCATGAAGGCCCGGAACACGTCCTGACCTTCGCGCCCACGCGCTCGGGCAAGGGCGTCGGCCTCGTGGTGCCCACCTTGTTGAGCTGGCCCGCATCCGCCGTCATCCACGACATCAAAGGCGAGAACTGGCAGATCACCGCAGGCTGGCGCTCGCGCTTCTCGCACTGTCTGTTGTTCAACCCGACCGATCCGAAGTCGGCGGCCTACAACCCACTGCTGGAGGTGCGGCGCGGCGCGCATGAGGTGCGCGACGTACAGAACATCGCGGACATTCTGGTCGATCCCGAAGGCGCGCTGGAGAAGCGCAACCATTGGGAAAAGACTTCGCACGCGCTACTGGTCGGGGCCATCCTGCATATGCTCTACGCAGGCGACGACAAGACGCTGCGCGGCGTCGCCAACTTTCTTTCCGATCCGGCCAGCCCCTTCGAGCTGACCTTGCACCGGATGATGACCACGCCGCACCTCGGCGATGGGCCGCATCCGGTCGTCGCATCGGCCGCGCGTGAAGTCCTCAACAAGAGCGACAACGAACGCTCGGGCGTGCTGTCCACGGCCATGTCGTTCCTCGGCCTGTACCGCGATCCCACGGTGGCCGAAGTCACCTCGCGCTGTGACTGGCGCATCGCCGACCTCATTTCCGCCGAGCACCCCGTATCGCTGTACCTGGTGGTGCCGCCTTCGGACATATCGCGGACGAAGCCGCTCATTCGCCTGATCCTCAACCAGATCGGGCGGCGCCTCACGGAATCGCTCGATGGCTCCGACGGCATCGAGCGCCGCCACAAGCTGCTGCTGATGCTCGACGAGTTCCCGGCGCTGGGGCGCCTGGACTTCTTCGAGACGGCGCTGGCCTTCATGGCGGGCTACGGCATCCGCAGCTTCCTCATCGCGCAGTCGCTGAACCAGATTGACAAGGCGTATGGGCAAAACCACTCCATCCTCGACAACTGCCATGTCCGGGTGACGTTCGCCACGAACGACGAACGCACCGCCAAGCGCATCTCCGAGACGCTGGGCACCGCCACCGAGCTGCGCGCGCAGCGCAACTATGCAGGCCACCGGCTGGCGCCGTGGCTGGGCCACCTGATGGTGTCGCGCCAGGAAACCGCGCGCCCGCTGCTGACACCGGGCGAAGTCATGCAGCTTCCGCCCGACGAGGCCGTGGTGATGGTGTCCAGCGTGGCGCCGATCAAGGCCAAGAAGTTGCGCTATTACGCGGACAGCAACTTCAGGCGCCGCGTGCAGCCGCCGCCCGTGCTTGCGGTCGGGCGCTATGCCGACGTGCCGCCCTCGCGGGCCGACGACTGGAGCGAGCTGGCGATTCCCTCCATGCCCGCCACACCAGCCACTGCACCCGCTGATGGCCTGGGCAGTGCCGACGACGGCGGCGGCCCGCGCCGTCAGCCCGAACTCTCTGAAACCGTCGCCTACGACCCCGAGCTGGCCGCAGCCGCAGCCGACCTCGCGCTGCTCGATGACGACGACGACCTGCCACTTCCCCTTCCTCGCCAGCTTGATCCGGCCATGCAGCGCACGGCCCGGCTGGCTTCCCTCGACCCCAACGACGGAATCGAGCTATGA
- a CDS encoding ribbon-helix-helix protein, CopG family, protein MSHYRLNLFIQPEHAKRLDELAAKKGVSKSSIVAAALASWLSPDAADQREAAIAKRLDRLSRHAERMERDQNIQIETLALFIRYFLTVSTPVPEAHQDAARAQGKARFEQFVEQLGRHLLRGRSLVRDVVEELHPDPMRMDDAAAVAEAQERAS, encoded by the coding sequence ATGAGCCACTACCGCCTCAACCTGTTCATACAGCCGGAGCACGCCAAGCGACTCGACGAGCTGGCCGCCAAGAAAGGCGTGTCCAAGTCGTCCATCGTCGCCGCTGCCTTGGCGTCCTGGCTGTCGCCGGACGCGGCAGACCAGCGCGAGGCAGCCATCGCCAAGCGCCTGGATCGCCTGTCGCGCCACGCCGAGCGCATGGAGCGCGACCAGAACATCCAGATCGAAACGCTGGCCCTGTTCATCCGCTACTTCCTCACGGTGAGCACACCGGTGCCCGAGGCCCACCAAGACGCGGCCCGCGCACAGGGCAAGGCGCGCTTCGAGCAGTTCGTGGAGCAATTGGGCCGCCACCTGCTGCGTGGGCGCAGCCTGGTGCGTGATGTGGTGGAGGAACTGCACCCCGACCCGATGCGGATGGATGACGCGGCGGCAGTTGCCGAAGCGCAGGAGCGTGCCTCATGA
- the trbB gene encoding P-type conjugative transfer ATPase TrbB: MSAVPSSFATSLDRRIQMLRTAMGPLIAAALEDPDVVEVLLNPDRTLWVDRLSSGRAPMGVELSEADGERIIRLVAAHVGAEVHRGQPLLSAELPETGERFEGILPPAAPGPAFALRKRAIGVIPLERYVIDGMMTSAQAGFLVRAVRERQNVLIAGATSSGKTTLANALLAEIAATGDRVLVLEDTVELQCAARDHVPLRTRAGVVSMTELVRSSMRLRPDRVVVGEVRGAEALDLIKVWGTGHPGGIATIHAGSALGALLRLEQLILEVAVNPPRALIAEAVNVVIHIAGRGRKRRIESIARVVGFDGVGYRLADAMETPFPEMPPLPDAAPAAATSPSLDLSGELP; encoded by the coding sequence ATGAGCGCCGTTCCCTCGTCCTTCGCCACCTCGCTCGACCGCCGCATCCAGATGCTCCGTACCGCGATGGGGCCGCTGATCGCTGCCGCGCTCGAAGACCCGGACGTGGTGGAAGTCCTGCTCAATCCTGATCGCACCCTTTGGGTGGATCGGCTTTCATCGGGCCGCGCGCCGATGGGCGTGGAGCTGTCCGAGGCGGATGGCGAGCGAATCATCCGGCTGGTCGCCGCCCACGTCGGCGCGGAAGTCCATCGCGGCCAGCCGCTGCTGTCCGCTGAACTACCCGAAACCGGCGAACGCTTCGAGGGCATCTTGCCGCCGGCGGCGCCGGGGCCGGCCTTCGCGCTGCGCAAGCGCGCCATCGGCGTGATTCCACTGGAGCGGTACGTCATCGACGGAATGATGACCAGCGCGCAGGCGGGCTTTCTCGTTCGCGCCGTGCGCGAGCGACAGAACGTGTTGATCGCCGGGGCTACCAGCAGCGGCAAGACCACGCTCGCCAATGCGCTGCTGGCCGAAATCGCCGCGACGGGCGACCGCGTGCTGGTGCTCGAAGACACCGTGGAGCTGCAATGCGCGGCCCGCGACCACGTGCCGCTGCGAACGCGCGCGGGCGTGGTGTCCATGACCGAGCTGGTGCGCTCGTCCATGCGCCTGCGCCCGGATCGCGTCGTCGTCGGCGAAGTGCGCGGCGCGGAGGCGCTGGATCTCATCAAGGTGTGGGGCACCGGCCATCCGGGCGGCATCGCCACGATCCACGCAGGCTCCGCACTGGGCGCGCTGCTGCGCCTGGAGCAACTGATTCTCGAAGTGGCGGTGAACCCGCCCCGTGCGCTGATCGCGGAAGCGGTCAACGTGGTGATTCACATCGCCGGGCGCGGGCGCAAGCGCCGCATCGAGAGCATCGCCCGCGTCGTCGGTTTCGACGGCGTGGGTTACCGACTGGCGGATGCGATGGAAACACCGTTTCCCGAGATGCCGCCACTTCCCGATGCCGCACCCGCTGCGGCGACTTCCCCATCCCTCGACCTTTCTGGAGAACTGCCATGA
- a CDS encoding EexN family lipoprotein — translation MNKAMLLMVVATLTACGPSQPSETVDFLVAHPERIKEIQRQCKEDRKKVGDELCRRAAEAANRRFFGDRPEQKSK, via the coding sequence ATGAACAAAGCGATGCTGCTGATGGTCGTCGCCACATTGACGGCATGTGGCCCATCCCAACCTTCGGAAACCGTGGATTTCCTCGTGGCTCATCCCGAGCGCATCAAGGAGATTCAACGGCAATGCAAGGAAGATCGCAAAAAGGTCGGTGATGAACTTTGCCGCCGTGCCGCCGAAGCCGCCAATCGACGCTTCTTCGGTGATCGACCTGAGCAGAAGTCCAAATAG